The genomic window TACTCAACAACCATATGTCCAAACCGCTTGTTCTCTGATTCAATAAACTCAACCATCAACTTATAGAACTCAACATGAGCAAGCTCCAACTCTAACAAGTTCTGTAATTGactaacttttaattcctgctcTTTTAATCCACAGTACCGAATAAACCGCCTTTCCAGCTCCAACTCCCGGTTCTGAAATGAATTAACCAAATGTTTCAAGCCTAACATTTCTTCTTCTAACCGGGGTCTATCTTGAATCTGCAAACTTACTAATGGATTGAGAAGGTGGGTATTTGTCactacttcttcttctgaattAGTAGAATCAGAACCTGTTTCATCTGAGGTGTGTGATGAAGAACTCTTAGAATGTATTCTTTTTCTAGTTGTGATCATTGACAAGATGAAACCAGCGAATGAGAATGCTATAGGTATACCAGCTTTGAGTAGTATTGGCTTCATATTGAGTTGTAATTTCTCATTTAATGATCATATGAATTCAGTTATATAAGGAAGCTGATATTAGAATTGAATTGAATTAAATGTTAAGTTAAACTATGTGCTTGGTTTTCCTAAATCTTTTTCTTCAAGGAGAAGAAGTGAACTTAtaagttggttcctttttgaccATCTCCCTAAAACATCCCACGCTAACTTATTCCTTTCATCCCAGATTGGTATTGTTGGGAATCTTGTTCATTCAGTTTTGTTCGCCTACATTTTATTTCCtcactttttctttttatcaatTGCACTGTTGAGAAGCATAACGTACGTGGCAACTTTATTGCCGGAAGGAATGACCCCAGCCGAATCTGCTATCTTTACCGAATGCGGCAAATTTGTGGGCTGGATCTCCTTATCAAAGCCCATTTACTTTGCAGTTTCAACTGAGAAAATCTGGCCTTTTCTAGACAGTTCGAACTTCCAAGCGTCTTCTACATAGAAATCTGACACGATATGGAGGCCTTTTCTAGACAGTGCCAAGTGTCTTCCAGAATCTGACACGACAGGGAGGAAAATGAAACGATCGGAACTACCTAGAAGGATTTACCAACCTTCTATATAAcaccagtttcacaattttgctATCAATCAATCGGACAAATCTTGCAGTCAAATTGTAAGAAATCATCTCAAAATACACTCGCAGGGAATTTTGAAGACTAGACAATGGATTTCAAGatttttggttttggtgatccattTTTCTCAGACATGTTTGATGCATCAGATCATGAAGTTGAAAAGTCGGTGAACACACCATCAAAGAGATATGTAAGGGATGCAAAAGCTATGGCAGCAACACCGGCTGATATCAAGGAGTATCCGGACTCGTTCGTGTTTGTTCTTGATATGCCAGGGTTGAAATCGGAGGAGATTAAAGTTCAGGTTGAAGATAACAACGTGCTTGTTGTGACGGGAATGAGGCGAAGGAAAgacgaaaaggagaaagaggttAAATACCTTAGGATGGAAAGAAGAATTGGAAAGTTTATGAGGAAATTTGTACTCCCTGAGAACGCTAATATTGATGCAATTTCAGcggtttgtgttgatggtgttctCACCATTACTGTTCAGAAATTGCCACCACCGGAACCCAAGAAGCCTAGGACTATCCAGGTTCAT from Papaver somniferum cultivar HN1 unplaced genomic scaffold, ASM357369v1 unplaced-scaffold_19, whole genome shotgun sequence includes these protein-coding regions:
- the LOC113339081 gene encoding 17.3 kDa class II heat shock protein-like — its product is MDFKIFGFGDPFFSDMFDASDHEVEKSVNTPSKRYVRDAKAMAATPADIKEYPDSFVFVLDMPGLKSEEIKVQVEDNNVLVVTGMRRRKDEKEKEVKYLRMERRIGKFMRKFVLPENANIDAISAVCVDGVLTITVQKLPPPEPKKPRTIQVHIG